The following coding sequences are from one Novosphingobium sp. KACC 22771 window:
- the htpG gene encoding molecular chaperone HtpG: MTSEVLNETQPQTHAFEADVAKLLHMMVHSVYSDKDVFLRELISNAADACEKLRYEAISRPELLGDDPAPRITITIDEDGNRLILEDNGIGMTGADMAETLGTIARSGTKAFMDSIAAAKGDEQTQLIGQFGVGFYSAFMVASKVDVLSRRAGQDEAAIWSSDGLGTYTIGAVPPEEAPARGTRIVLHLMEEAKDYARRHRIEQMVRAQSGHVPVPITIKDKPDAEGEQIADGTALWTRPKSEISEEEYKDFYRSVAGQWDAPALTLHYRAEGRYEYNVLAFVPESRPFDLFDPDRKGRMKLYVRRVFITDDAELLPRYLRFVRGLVDSADLPLNVSREMIQDSPILTTIQKGLTGKVLGELEKTAKNDPAAYAKLWDTFGAVLKEGLYEDFERRESLLRLARFKTTTSGGEWRSLEDYVAGMKENQTAIYYATGSDIDRIAASPQLEGFRARGVEVLLLPDSVDSFWVRGGIDMDGKPFKSVTQGAADLSLIPLPEGTEAPKAEASDEVSSFLAFIKETLGDAVSDVRASDRLTDSAVCLVASESGLDRQLEKLLANAGQAPAGSKPVLEVNPAHPQIERLAALPAQDELRADAAHLLLDEARIVDGEQPLDPRAFAQRLGRLMARATG, from the coding sequence ATGACGAGCGAAGTGCTGAACGAAACGCAGCCACAAACGCATGCCTTCGAGGCCGATGTGGCCAAGTTGCTGCATATGATGGTGCATTCGGTCTATTCCGACAAGGACGTGTTTCTGCGCGAGTTGATCTCGAACGCAGCCGATGCTTGCGAAAAGCTACGCTATGAAGCGATTTCCCGGCCCGAACTGCTGGGCGATGATCCGGCCCCGCGCATCACCATCACGATTGACGAAGACGGCAACCGGCTGATCCTTGAGGACAATGGCATCGGCATGACCGGCGCCGACATGGCCGAAACACTGGGCACGATTGCGCGTTCGGGCACCAAGGCCTTTATGGACAGCATCGCGGCGGCCAAGGGCGATGAACAGACCCAGTTGATCGGCCAGTTCGGCGTGGGCTTCTATTCGGCCTTCATGGTGGCCTCCAAGGTCGATGTTCTCTCGCGCCGCGCGGGACAGGATGAGGCGGCGATCTGGTCCTCCGATGGTCTGGGCACCTATACGATCGGCGCCGTCCCGCCCGAAGAGGCCCCCGCGCGCGGCACGCGCATCGTGCTCCACCTGATGGAGGAGGCCAAGGATTACGCCCGGCGCCACCGCATCGAGCAGATGGTGCGCGCCCAATCCGGCCATGTCCCCGTGCCCATCACGATCAAGGACAAGCCCGATGCCGAAGGTGAGCAGATCGCCGATGGTACCGCCCTTTGGACCCGGCCAAAAAGCGAGATCAGCGAGGAGGAATACAAGGATTTCTATCGCAGCGTCGCGGGCCAGTGGGACGCTCCTGCGCTGACGCTGCATTACCGCGCCGAGGGGCGGTATGAATATAACGTCCTCGCCTTTGTCCCCGAAAGCCGCCCGTTCGACCTGTTCGACCCGGACCGCAAGGGGCGGATGAAGCTCTATGTCCGCCGGGTGTTCATCACCGATGATGCTGAATTGCTGCCGCGCTATCTGCGCTTTGTGCGTGGCCTGGTGGATTCGGCGGACCTGCCGCTCAATGTCTCGCGCGAGATGATTCAGGACAGTCCGATTCTGACCACGATCCAGAAGGGCCTGACCGGCAAGGTTCTGGGCGAACTGGAAAAGACCGCGAAGAATGATCCGGCGGCCTATGCCAAGCTGTGGGACACGTTCGGCGCGGTGCTGAAAGAGGGGCTGTACGAGGACTTCGAGCGGCGCGAGAGCCTGCTGCGTCTGGCCCGGTTCAAGACGACCACATCGGGCGGCGAATGGCGTTCGCTGGAAGATTATGTCGCGGGCATGAAGGAGAACCAGACCGCGATCTATTACGCCACGGGCAGCGACATCGACCGCATCGCGGCGTCACCCCAACTTGAGGGCTTTCGCGCGCGCGGGGTCGAGGTCCTGCTGCTGCCGGATTCGGTGGACAGTTTCTGGGTGCGCGGCGGGATCGATATGGATGGCAAGCCCTTCAAGTCGGTCACACAGGGTGCGGCGGATCTCAGCCTGATTCCCCTGCCCGAGGGGACCGAGGCGCCCAAGGCCGAGGCCAGCGACGAGGTTTCCTCCTTCCTCGCCTTTATTAAGGAAACGCTGGGCGATGCGGTGTCGGACGTGCGCGCCTCGGACCGCCTGACCGACAGCGCGGTGTGTCTTGTGGCCAGCGAAAGCGGCCTTGACCGCCAGCTTGAAAAGCTGCTGGCCAATGCGGGCCAAGCCCCTGCCGGGTCCAAGCCGGTGCTGGAGGTCAACCCCGCCCATCCCCAGATCGAGCGCCTTGCCGCCCTGCCCGCGCAGGATGAATTGCGCGCCGATGCCGCCCACCTGCTGCTGGACGAAGCGCGGATTGTCGATGGCGAACAGCCGCTTGACCCCCGCGCCTTTGCCCAGCGTCTGGGCCGTTTGATGGCGCGCGCGACGGGCTGA
- a CDS encoding Crp/Fnr family transcriptional regulator — protein sequence MVLTTQSPPRTRHAIRRHDYLARRHEAMDRLFRVESGWACQYRLLPDGRRQIITLFLPGDYCEAQWALTGRANWPVTALTDMLVTPMALSEFRGSGPGATEGMTSLMASITQTLKSHENWIVNLGRMNATERICALLCDLVERLRPSGSVVDDQCVMPLTQADFADIVGISAIHANRVIQTLRGEGVIALEAGQLKLLDPAELLRRSGPAHD from the coding sequence ATGGTCCTGACCACACAGTCGCCGCCCCGCACCCGCCATGCCATCCGCCGCCATGATTATCTCGCCCGCCGTCATGAAGCCATGGACCGGCTGTTTCGGGTTGAAAGCGGCTGGGCCTGCCAATACCGATTGTTGCCCGATGGGCGGCGCCAGATTATCACGTTGTTCCTGCCCGGCGATTATTGCGAAGCGCAATGGGCGCTGACGGGCCGGGCCAACTGGCCCGTCACGGCGTTGACCGACATGCTGGTGACGCCCATGGCGCTCTCGGAATTTCGCGGGTCTGGTCCGGGGGCGACAGAGGGCATGACGAGCCTTATGGCATCGATCACGCAGACGCTGAAAAGCCATGAAAATTGGATCGTCAATCTGGGCCGCATGAACGCGACCGAACGCATCTGCGCCCTGCTTTGCGATCTGGTCGAACGGTTGCGCCCCAGCGGCTCGGTTGTGGACGACCAATGCGTTATGCCGCTGACGCAGGCTGATTTTGCCGATATTGTCGGGATTTCGGCCATTCACGCCAATCGCGTGATTCAGACCCTGCGCGGCGAAGGGGTGATTGCGTTGGAGGCAGGTCAGCTCAAATTGCTCGATCCGGCCGAATTGCTGCGCCGTAGCGGCCCGGCCCATGATTGA
- a CDS encoding carbohydrate porin, with protein sequence MKILTIARALCAAPLAMVAAPAFADDAPREQTLAPRDQSFAIHGQYTGVVQGVGGFASPYAGENSLDPHQVKVTNDATLYLGLRLWKGAEIWVNPEVDQGFGLSNTLGAGGFPSAEAYKVGKMAPYFKLQRAFVRQTIALGGDAVALAPGINQLRATATANRIVITAGKMGVGDIFDTNTYAHDPRGDFLNWSLVDTGSFDYAANAWGYTYGIAAEWYQGPWTLRAGLYNLSKVPNGIELAADFSQNAVIVEGERRYRIAGRAGALRVTGFRNRGLFARFDEALAKGAPLDLAPVRRRQDRFGLALNAEQEVTSALGLFLRAGTSDGAIETYDFTDIDRSLAFGGALKGKAWGRPQDTLAVAGVINGISDAHQRWLAAGGMGVLVGDGALPHPGDERIIEAYYAFRPVGWAALTLDYQHIANPGYNRDRGPANIFGLRVHAGF encoded by the coding sequence ATGAAAATTCTGACGATTGCGCGCGCCCTGTGCGCTGCCCCGCTGGCCATGGTGGCCGCGCCCGCCTTTGCCGATGATGCCCCCCGGGAGCAGACCCTTGCGCCCCGCGACCAGAGCTTTGCCATCCACGGCCAATATACCGGCGTCGTGCAGGGCGTGGGCGGCTTTGCCTCGCCCTATGCCGGAGAAAACAGCCTCGATCCCCATCAGGTCAAGGTCACCAATGACGCCACGCTCTACCTTGGCCTGCGCCTGTGGAAGGGCGCCGAGATCTGGGTCAATCCCGAGGTGGATCAGGGCTTTGGCCTGTCGAACACGCTGGGCGCGGGCGGTTTCCCCAGCGCCGAGGCCTATAAGGTCGGCAAGATGGCGCCCTATTTCAAGCTGCAACGCGCCTTTGTCCGCCAGACCATCGCGCTGGGCGGGGATGCGGTCGCGCTGGCGCCCGGAATCAACCAGTTGCGCGCGACCGCCACGGCCAACCGCATCGTCATTACGGCGGGCAAGATGGGCGTGGGCGACATTTTCGACACCAACACCTATGCCCACGATCCGCGCGGCGATTTCCTCAACTGGTCGCTGGTGGACACGGGCAGTTTTGATTACGCCGCCAATGCATGGGGCTATACCTATGGCATTGCCGCGGAATGGTATCAGGGGCCGTGGACGTTGCGTGCCGGTCTCTACAACCTGTCCAAGGTACCCAACGGCATTGAGTTGGCGGCGGATTTTTCCCAGAACGCCGTGATTGTCGAAGGCGAGCGGCGCTATCGCATCGCCGGGCGCGCGGGCGCGCTGCGCGTTACGGGCTTTCGCAATCGCGGCCTGTTCGCCCGCTTTGACGAGGCACTGGCCAAAGGCGCGCCGCTTGATCTTGCGCCCGTGCGGCGCAGGCAGGACCGTTTTGGCCTCGCCCTCAATGCCGAGCAGGAGGTGACATCCGCCCTTGGCCTGTTCCTGCGCGCAGGGACCAGCGATGGCGCGATCGAGACCTATGACTTCACCGATATTGACCGCAGCCTGGCCTTCGGCGGGGCGCTGAAAGGCAAGGCATGGGGGCGGCCGCAGGACACGCTGGCCGTCGCGGGCGTGATCAACGGCATTTCCGATGCCCATCAGCGCTGGCTGGCGGCTGGCGGTATGGGCGTGCTGGTGGGCGATGGCGCGCTGCCCCATCCGGGGGATGAGCGGATCATCGAGGCCTATTACGCCTTCCGTCCTGTGGGCTGGGCCGCGCTGACGCTCGATTATCAGCATATCGCCAATCCGGGCTACAACCGTGATCGCGGCCCGGCCAACATCTTTGGCTTGCGCGTTCATGCTGGCTTCTGA
- a CDS encoding metal/formaldehyde-sensitive transcriptional repressor codes for MSHVAAEKQKLLNRLKRLRGQVDALERAVSGDVECARVLQQATACRGALEGFIAEVIEDHIREHMIEPDLPVSDPKVQAAEELVAIVRAYLR; via the coding sequence ATGAGCCATGTTGCGGCAGAAAAGCAGAAACTCCTCAATCGCCTCAAACGGCTGCGTGGTCAGGTCGACGCGTTGGAGCGCGCCGTCAGCGGCGATGTCGAATGCGCCCGCGTGCTGCAACAGGCCACCGCCTGTCGCGGCGCGCTGGAAGGCTTTATCGCCGAGGTGATCGAGGATCATATCCGCGAACACATGATCGAGCCCGACCTGCCCGTCAGCGACCCCAAGGTGCAGGCCGCCGAGGAACTGGTGGCCATCGTCAGGGCCTATTTGCGCTAA
- a CDS encoding ABC transporter permease produces the protein MSPDKKPIPILPSFSRMLRLTRPSREDAVAFVILAGLALLVFRAAEGMVEPLSSLHLEPVTLDPVHLPYYALRTVLRMFAALLASTLFTLIVSTLAARSRRAGQIIVPALDILQSVPILGFLTFTVTFFMNLFPGNVLGVELASIFAIFTSQAWNMAFSFYQSLRNLPGDLEEVCDGFELSPLRRFLRLDLPYATPALVWNAMMSMSGGWFFVVASEAITLGNTTVTLPGIGSYLALAIAHQDFGAVGWAVGMMALVILGYDQLFFRPIVAWADRFRFEQTAGAQAPQSWVYTLLRRTRVLPLLFAPLRAALRLLLAMEPRRAKWLGAEPRPANAVVERLWQTTIWVGAAAAIGWTGHYVLTSLGPRDILLAFGYAAITLVRVVVLIVLASAIWVPLGVMIGLRPRLAQKVQPFAQFLAAFPANVLFPFAVMGIVRFGLLPDIWLSPLMILGTQWYILFNVIAGASAIPHDLREAAGMFGVRGWQWWRQVALPGIFPAYITGALTASGGSWNASIVAEVVTWGHHRLQAHGLGAYIADATAAGHYPQVALGIAVMSLFVLGFNSLVWRPLYAFGERRLRLS, from the coding sequence ATGAGCCCCGACAAAAAGCCGATTCCCATCCTGCCCAGCTTCTCGCGGATGCTGCGCCTCACGCGCCCAAGCCGCGAGGATGCGGTGGCTTTCGTCATCCTTGCGGGTCTGGCGCTGCTGGTGTTTCGCGCCGCCGAAGGCATGGTCGAGCCGCTCTCCAGCCTGCATCTGGAGCCGGTGACGCTCGACCCGGTGCATCTGCCTTATTATGCGCTGCGCACGGTGCTGCGCATGTTCGCCGCGCTGCTGGCCTCTACGTTGTTCACGCTGATTGTCTCGACGCTGGCCGCGCGGTCGCGTCGCGCCGGACAGATCATCGTGCCCGCGCTCGATATCCTGCAATCGGTGCCGATCCTTGGTTTCCTCACCTTCACTGTCACCTTCTTCATGAACCTGTTTCCCGGCAATGTGCTGGGGGTGGAACTGGCCAGCATCTTTGCCATCTTCACCTCTCAGGCGTGGAACATGGCTTTCAGCTTCTACCAGTCGCTGCGCAATCTGCCCGGCGATCTGGAGGAAGTATGCGACGGGTTCGAACTCTCGCCGCTGCGCCGTTTCCTGCGGCTCGATCTGCCCTATGCCACGCCCGCGCTGGTGTGGAATGCGATGATGTCCATGTCGGGCGGGTGGTTCTTTGTCGTGGCCTCTGAAGCGATCACGCTGGGCAACACCACGGTCACGCTGCCGGGCATCGGTTCCTATCTGGCGCTGGCCATTGCGCATCAGGATTTCGGCGCGGTGGGCTGGGCGGTGGGCATGATGGCGCTGGTCATTCTGGGCTATGACCAGTTGTTTTTCCGCCCGATCGTGGCCTGGGCCGACCGGTTCCGCTTTGAACAGACCGCCGGGGCGCAGGCGCCGCAAAGTTGGGTCTACACCCTGCTGCGCCGCACGCGCGTCTTGCCGTTGCTGTTCGCGCCGCTGCGGGCTGCGCTGCGCCTGCTGCTGGCGATGGAACCGCGGCGGGCTAAGTGGCTCGGGGCCGAACCCCGCCCGGCCAACGCCGTGGTCGAACGCCTGTGGCAGACGACCATTTGGGTCGGGGCGGCGGCGGCCATCGGATGGACCGGCCATTATGTGCTGACCTCGCTGGGGCCGCGCGATATCCTGCTGGCGTTCGGCTATGCGGCGATCACGCTGGTCCGGGTCGTGGTGCTGATCGTGCTGGCCAGCGCGATCTGGGTGCCGCTGGGGGTGATGATCGGCCTGCGCCCGCGTCTGGCCCAAAAGGTTCAGCCCTTTGCGCAATTTCTGGCCGCGTTTCCCGCCAATGTGCTGTTTCCTTTTGCGGTGATGGGCATTGTGCGGTTCGGTCTGCTGCCCGATATATGGCTATCGCCGCTGATGATTTTGGGCACGCAGTGGTACATCCTCTTCAACGTGATCGCCGGGGCCAGCGCGATCCCGCATGATCTGCGCGAGGCGGCGGGGATGTTTGGCGTGCGCGGCTGGCAATGGTGGCGCCAGGTCGCGCTGCCCGGCATTTTTCCCGCCTATATCACCGGCGCGCTGACCGCTTCGGGCGGCTCATGGAACGCCTCCATCGTGGCCGAGGTGGTGACATGGGGCCATCATCGCCTTCAGGCGCATGGGCTGGGGGCCTATATCGCCGATGCCACGGCAGCGGGCCATTATCCGCAGGTCGCGCTGGGCATCGCGGTGATGAGCCTGTTCGTTCTTGGCTTCAACTCTCTGGTCTGGCGCCCGCTCTATGCCTTTGGCGAGCGCCGCCTGCGCCTGTCCTGA
- a CDS encoding chloride channel protein gives MERRARTGLARLRWTGNLASRIAAILGAMALALVAIVFAQCGEWAQRAFLATYRLAPWAPLILTPALFMAVVWFTRRFWPLARGSGIPQVMAACHRPDGAKAAALLSPATAVAKFIGTVLILLAGGSAGREGPTVQISASIMMAVNRILRVPITSGVVIAGGAAGVAAAFNTPLAGVAFAIEELAAAFEQKVAVQVMAAVMIAGLVSLGLSGDYIYFGAMSASLDLRTMLIVVPLAGIGGGVLGGLFARAMVAMAWSGAPWLARIKGRPLVLAGGCGLIVAITGVASGGLSWGTGYETTRALLEGHSVSLAFGPAKLISTLATALSGAPGGIFAPSLSVGAGLGQALSMVFPTHASGAIVVLGIVGYFSGVVRAPLTAIIIVMEMTADRSMILPLFGTALIADWASALVCRPKLYHALSLSFR, from the coding sequence ATTGAGCGACGCGCCAGAACCGGGCTTGCCCGCCTGCGCTGGACCGGAAACCTTGCATCGCGCATTGCCGCGATCCTTGGCGCAATGGCGCTGGCGCTGGTGGCCATCGTGTTTGCCCAATGCGGCGAATGGGCCCAGCGCGCTTTTCTGGCCACCTATCGCCTTGCCCCATGGGCGCCGCTGATCCTGACGCCTGCCTTGTTCATGGCGGTGGTGTGGTTCACGCGCCGCTTCTGGCCGCTGGCGCGCGGTTCGGGCATACCGCAGGTTATGGCCGCATGCCACCGGCCCGATGGCGCCAAGGCCGCGGCCTTGCTCTCGCCCGCAACGGCCGTGGCCAAATTTATCGGTACGGTGCTGATCCTGCTGGCAGGCGGATCGGCGGGGCGTGAAGGGCCAACGGTCCAGATCAGCGCCTCGATTATGATGGCGGTCAACCGGATACTGCGCGTGCCGATCACATCGGGCGTGGTGATTGCGGGCGGCGCGGCGGGCGTGGCGGCGGCGTTCAACACGCCGCTGGCCGGGGTGGCCTTTGCCATTGAGGAACTGGCCGCCGCGTTTGAGCAAAAGGTGGCGGTGCAGGTAATGGCCGCCGTCATGATCGCGGGTCTGGTCAGCCTGGGCCTGTCGGGCGACTATATCTATTTCGGCGCGATGAGCGCGTCGCTCGATCTGCGCACGATGCTGATCGTGGTGCCGCTGGCCGGGATCGGGGGCGGGGTGCTGGGCGGCCTGTTTGCCCGCGCGATGGTGGCGATGGCATGGTCGGGCGCGCCCTGGCTGGCGCGGATCAAGGGGCGTCCGCTGGTTCTGGCGGGCGGATGCGGGCTGATCGTGGCGATCACGGGCGTGGCCAGCGGCGGCCTGTCATGGGGCACGGGCTATGAAACCACCCGCGCATTGCTGGAAGGGCACAGCGTTTCGCTGGCCTTTGGCCCGGCCAAGCTGATCTCGACCTTGGCAACAGCGCTGAGCGGGGCACCGGGGGGTATCTTTGCCCCTTCGCTCTCGGTGGGCGCCGGGCTGGGTCAGGCGCTCTCGATGGTCTTTCCCACCCATGCCAGCGGGGCTATCGTGGTGCTGGGCATTGTCGGGTATTTTTCCGGTGTGGTGCGCGCGCCGCTCACGGCCATCATCATTGTCATGGAAATGACCGCCGACCGCTCGATGATCCTGCCGCTGTTCGGCACGGCCCTGATCGCGGATTGGGCCAGCGCGCTGGTCTGCCGCCCGAAATTGTACCACGCGCTCTCGTTGAGCTTTCGGTAA
- a CDS encoding ABC transporter ATP-binding protein, protein MATIAPSLPLIEVKGLHHYYGPPPGGHLVLDNVDLTLYQNEVVGLLGRSGSGKSTLLRSIAGLIHPRRGTVRRIATPDCPDPSVAMVFQTFALFPWLTVQENVEMGLEAQNVPREERRTRALAAIDLIGLDGFENAYPKELSGGMRQRVGLARALVVNPSLLLMDEPFSALDVLTAETLRTDLLDLWSEGRMPIKSILIVTHNIEEAVQMCDRILVFSSNPGRVVAEIKVDIPRPRDRLDPPFRALVDDIYARMTARPDQAQPIREGVFPGTGIAMVLPRVSTNALAGLIEEVDGTPFNGSASMAELADSLNFEVDDLFPMAETLQLLRFAELRGADLILTAAARRYAQADVDQRKAMFGEALLAHVPLAGHIRRILDERASHKAPARRFRDELEDHMSADFAEETLRTVTNWGRYAEIFTYHEDGDQFSLDDPQ, encoded by the coding sequence ATGGCAACCATCGCGCCATCCCTTCCGCTGATCGAGGTCAAGGGCCTGCATCATTATTATGGTCCGCCGCCGGGCGGCCATCTGGTGCTCGATAATGTCGATCTGACGCTGTATCAGAACGAGGTTGTCGGTTTGCTCGGCCGATCCGGTTCGGGCAAGTCCACGCTGCTGCGCTCGATCGCCGGGCTGATCCATCCGCGCCGGGGCACGGTCCGGCGCATCGCCACGCCCGATTGCCCCGATCCCAGCGTGGCCATGGTGTTCCAGACCTTTGCGCTGTTCCCATGGCTGACGGTGCAGGAAAATGTCGAAATGGGGCTGGAGGCGCAGAATGTCCCGCGTGAGGAGCGCCGCACCCGCGCGCTGGCCGCCATCGACCTTATCGGGCTGGACGGGTTTGAAAACGCCTATCCCAAGGAATTGTCGGGCGGGATGCGTCAGAGGGTGGGGCTGGCGCGGGCGCTGGTGGTCAATCCGTCCCTGTTGTTGATGGACGAGCCGTTTTCCGCGCTCGATGTACTGACGGCCGAAACCTTGCGCACCGACCTGCTCGATCTGTGGTCGGAAGGGCGGATGCCGATCAAGTCGATCCTGATCGTGACGCACAATATCGAGGAAGCGGTGCAGATGTGCGACCGCATCCTTGTGTTTTCCTCCAATCCGGGGCGCGTCGTGGCCGAGATCAAGGTGGATATTCCCCGTCCGCGCGATCGCCTTGATCCGCCGTTCCGCGCGCTGGTCGATGATATTTACGCCCGCATGACCGCCCGCCCGGATCAGGCCCAGCCCATCCGCGAAGGTGTGTTTCCCGGCACAGGCATTGCCATGGTGCTGCCGCGGGTGTCCACCAATGCGCTGGCGGGGCTGATCGAGGAGGTGGATGGCACACCGTTTAACGGCAGCGCGAGCATGGCCGAATTGGCGGATTCCCTCAATTTCGAGGTGGATGACCTGTTTCCGATGGCCGAAACGCTGCAATTGCTGCGCTTTGCCGAATTGCGCGGGGCCGATCTGATCCTGACGGCGGCGGCGCGGCGCTATGCCCAGGCCGATGTCGACCAGCGCAAGGCGATGTTTGGCGAGGCGCTGCTGGCCCATGTGCCACTAGCGGGCCATATACGTCGCATCCTTGATGAGCGGGCCAGCCACAAGGCCCCCGCGCGCCGCTTCCGCGACGAGTTGGAGGACCACATGAGCGCGGATTTCGCCGAAGAAACGCTGCGCACCGTGACCAATTGGGGGCGCTATGCCGAGATCTTCACCTATCACGAGGATGGCGACCAGTTCAGTCTCGATGATCCGCAATGA